One Bacillota bacterium genomic window carries:
- a CDS encoding DUF951 domain-containing protein: MTRYHVGDVVRLRKTHPCGSDRWEIVRTGMDFGLRCLGCGRYVLLPRRRFEHSVKEVLGPPSGSRSAAP; this comes from the coding sequence GTGACCAGGTATCACGTGGGTGACGTGGTGCGCCTGCGCAAGACCCACCCTTGCGGCAGCGATCGCTGGGAGATTGTACGCACCGGCATGGATTTCGGGCTGCGCTGCCTGGGATGCGGGCGCTACGTGTTGCTCCCCAGGCGGCGGTTCGAGCACTCGGTCAAAGAGGTGCTGGGACCCCCCTCCGGGTCCCGCAGCGCCGCACCCTAG
- the ychF gene encoding redox-regulated ATPase YchF: MAYSCGLVGFPNAGKSTLFRALTGVPAEVGNYPFTTVSPQRGQVPVEDERLGRIAGVMGSARVTPAVVEVVDVAGLVEGASQGQGLGNRFLAQIREVDALFHVVRCFGDPNVVHATAQVSPGRDAELVDTELMLADLETLGRHETKLAALVKTGEPRWKEEVGWALLLGESLGKGTPARLIEHEGARALARRLNLLSAKPVLYVANVGEGDDIPADLARYAARQQAPAYPFSARLEAELGEMDAGERAAMLQDLGWPGDAPQGLVRAGYDLLGLITFFTANENECRARAVPRGATVVEAAARVHTDMARGFIRAEVIAAPDLLAAGSYQAARERGLVRTEGRDYRVQDGDVLLFRFQR, translated from the coding sequence GTGGCTTACTCCTGCGGTCTGGTGGGATTCCCGAACGCGGGCAAGAGCACGCTCTTCCGTGCTCTCACCGGCGTGCCCGCGGAAGTGGGGAACTACCCCTTCACCACCGTTAGCCCCCAGCGAGGCCAGGTACCGGTCGAGGATGAGCGCCTGGGCCGTATCGCCGGGGTGATGGGCTCAGCCCGGGTGACGCCGGCGGTGGTGGAAGTGGTGGACGTGGCCGGTCTGGTGGAAGGTGCCAGCCAGGGACAGGGGCTGGGCAACCGCTTCCTCGCTCAGATCAGGGAAGTGGATGCCCTGTTCCACGTGGTGCGCTGCTTCGGCGACCCCAACGTGGTGCATGCCACCGCACAGGTCTCCCCGGGGCGCGACGCCGAGCTGGTCGATACGGAACTCATGCTGGCGGACCTGGAAACCCTGGGCCGGCACGAGACCAAGCTGGCTGCGCTGGTCAAGACGGGGGAGCCCCGGTGGAAGGAGGAGGTCGGCTGGGCTCTCCTTCTCGGGGAATCCCTCGGGAAAGGGACTCCGGCTCGCCTGATTGAGCACGAGGGTGCGCGTGCTCTGGCACGGCGTTTGAACCTGCTCTCGGCCAAGCCGGTGCTGTACGTTGCCAACGTGGGAGAGGGAGACGACATCCCCGCGGATCTGGCAAGGTACGCCGCCCGTCAGCAGGCGCCCGCGTACCCCTTTTCCGCCCGCCTGGAGGCGGAACTGGGGGAGATGGATGCCGGCGAGCGGGCCGCCATGTTGCAGGATCTGGGCTGGCCGGGAGACGCACCCCAGGGGCTGGTGCGGGCCGGGTATGACCTGCTCGGCCTCATCACCTTCTTCACGGCGAACGAGAACGAGTGCCGGGCCCGGGCGGTCCCGCGAGGGGCCACCGTGGTGGAAGCCGCCGCTCGCGTTCACACCGACATGGCCAGGGGATTCATTCGGGCGGAGGTGATTGCGGCCCCCGACTTGCTGGCGGCGGGTTCCTACCAGGCCGCCCGTGAGCGCGGCCTGGTACGCACCGAAGGTCGAGACTACCGGGTGCAGGACGGAGACGTGCTCCTGTTCCGGTTCCAGCGCTGA
- the rpsF gene encoding 30S ribosomal protein S6, whose translation MAYPYEVMFILRPDLDEEATAAAIDRIAGVITGQGGSVEKVDRWGKRKLAYEIKGYQDGFYSMMEFEGTPDVAKELDRVLRISDEVIRSLIVRRDEP comes from the coding sequence GTGGCGTACCCCTACGAAGTGATGTTCATCCTCCGGCCCGACCTGGACGAAGAGGCCACGGCGGCGGCCATCGACAGGATCGCCGGCGTGATCACCGGCCAGGGCGGGAGTGTGGAGAAGGTGGACAGGTGGGGGAAGAGGAAGCTGGCGTACGAGATCAAGGGTTATCAGGATGGCTTCTACTCGATGATGGAGTTCGAGGGCACCCCCGATGTAGCCAAAGAGCTGGACCGCGTCCTGAGAATCTCCGACGAGGTCATCCGGAGCCTGATCGTGCGGCGCGACGAGCCATGA
- the ssb gene encoding single-stranded DNA-binding protein encodes MLNRVILIGRLTRDPELRILPSGVPVASFTLAVDRPFTNQQGDRETDFIDIVVWRKQAETVSNHLSKGRLVAVEGRLQVRTYETQDGQKRKVAEVVADAVRFLDRPRDVLAEPAVGSEPPGSPEPHTSPEPALETAEGSSFGQEGQRS; translated from the coding sequence ATGCTCAACCGCGTCATCCTCATCGGACGGCTGACGCGAGACCCGGAACTGCGCATCCTGCCCAGCGGGGTGCCGGTGGCCAGCTTTACGCTGGCGGTGGATCGCCCTTTCACCAACCAGCAGGGCGACCGCGAGACCGACTTCATCGACATCGTGGTCTGGCGCAAGCAGGCGGAGACCGTGTCCAATCACCTGAGCAAGGGACGGCTGGTGGCGGTGGAGGGGCGGCTTCAGGTGCGCACCTATGAAACGCAGGACGGGCAGAAGCGCAAGGTGGCGGAAGTGGTCGCTGATGCGGTGAGGTTCCTGGACCGGCCGCGGGACGTGCTGGCAGAACCCGCGGTCGGCTCCGAGCCGCCGGGGAGCCCGGAACCGCACACAAGCCCGGAGCCGGCACTCGAAACAGCGGAGGGATCATCGTTTGGCCAAGAGGGACAAAGGTCGTAA
- the rpsR gene encoding 30S ribosomal protein S18 — protein sequence MAKRDKGRKRKRKVCAFCVDKIERVDYKDVSRLRRYLSERGKIIPKRISGNCARHQRQLTLAIKRARNVALLPFTVE from the coding sequence TTGGCCAAGAGGGACAAAGGTCGTAAGCGCAAGCGCAAGGTGTGCGCGTTCTGCGTGGACAAGATAGAAAGGGTTGACTATAAGGACGTGTCCCGGTTGCGCCGTTACCTCTCGGAGCGGGGCAAGATCATTCCCAAGCGCATATCGGGGAACTGCGCCCGCCACCAGCGTCAGCTGACGCTGGCCATCAAGCGGGCCCGGAACGTGGCGCTGCTACCGTTCACGGTGGAGTAG
- a CDS encoding DUF2232 domain-containing protein, whose amino-acid sequence MTQGNLRGLAEGALMAALCVVLGLAAYYLPVLGLAAALTGPVPIVVAYLRQGPRTAVLAALVSGLLLAAFLGAVQGLVMGFAFGSMGLALGMGFSRRAAPFTTVLWASLSVAGATALSLGLGFLFMHISPASVVEEMLQAYESAGQLWGRLGVPGMQEQARNTVAMMRQALALLWPATFAAAFLAAAAINWAVARGILRRLGYRVPDPAPFLEWRVPRWLVIPFLLGWVAMVAGPYYRLEWVYRVGANLSMLLSLVMAVEGAAVALGFLRRWLGGSAALVLITFLFLLPGVAWSLIMWLGVFDLIFDYRRLANPAPGRG is encoded by the coding sequence TTGACCCAAGGAAACTTGCGTGGCCTGGCCGAAGGGGCGCTGATGGCTGCCCTCTGCGTGGTGCTGGGGCTGGCCGCCTACTACCTCCCTGTGTTGGGGCTGGCGGCGGCACTGACGGGACCGGTGCCCATCGTGGTGGCGTACCTGCGCCAGGGTCCCCGCACCGCCGTTCTGGCCGCCCTGGTGTCGGGCCTGCTGCTGGCCGCGTTCTTGGGGGCGGTCCAGGGGCTGGTCATGGGATTTGCCTTCGGGAGCATGGGGCTGGCCCTGGGGATGGGTTTTTCCCGGCGGGCAGCACCATTCACCACGGTGCTGTGGGCTTCCCTGTCCGTGGCCGGTGCCACTGCACTGTCCCTGGGATTGGGGTTTCTCTTCATGCACATATCACCCGCGTCCGTCGTGGAGGAGATGCTGCAGGCATACGAGAGCGCCGGACAGCTGTGGGGCCGGCTCGGAGTCCCGGGGATGCAGGAGCAGGCCCGCAACACGGTGGCCATGATGCGCCAGGCCCTGGCGCTCCTTTGGCCGGCGACCTTCGCGGCGGCGTTCCTGGCCGCAGCGGCCATCAACTGGGCGGTGGCGCGGGGCATCTTGCGCCGGCTGGGGTATCGGGTTCCCGACCCGGCGCCGTTCCTGGAGTGGAGGGTGCCCCGCTGGCTGGTGATCCCGTTTCTGCTGGGCTGGGTGGCCATGGTGGCGGGGCCGTACTACCGCCTGGAGTGGGTCTACCGGGTGGGAGCCAACCTGAGCATGTTGCTGTCACTGGTGATGGCGGTGGAAGGTGCTGCGGTGGCGTTGGGTTTTCTCAGACGGTGGTTGGGGGGGAGTGCCGCCCTGGTGCTGATCACTTTTCTGTTCCTGCTACCCGGGGTGGCATGGTCGCTGATCATGTGGCTGGGGGTTTTCGATCTTATCTTTGACTACCGGCGCTTGGCCAACCCGGCCCCCGGGAGGGGATAG
- the rplI gene encoding 50S ribosomal protein L9, translating into MRVILKADVAGLGKRGDVVEVSEGYARNYLVPRRLAQEASPGALRAVQHLAQEKQKKSDREQEQARHRAHRLEGRLVTIRARAGEGGKLFGSVTGRDVAEAIAAQFGFDVDRRRVLLDEPIKAVGTFPVRVHLHPGIDATVQVRVIPE; encoded by the coding sequence GTGAGGGTGATCCTGAAGGCAGACGTGGCCGGCCTGGGCAAGCGGGGCGACGTGGTGGAGGTGTCCGAGGGATACGCCCGGAACTACCTGGTGCCCCGCCGGCTGGCGCAGGAAGCCTCCCCGGGGGCCTTGCGAGCTGTCCAGCATCTGGCCCAGGAGAAACAGAAGAAGTCCGACAGGGAACAGGAGCAGGCGCGCCACCGGGCCCATCGCCTGGAGGGAAGGCTGGTGACGATAAGGGCACGGGCCGGAGAGGGGGGCAAGCTGTTCGGTTCGGTGACCGGCCGCGACGTGGCAGAAGCCATCGCCGCCCAGTTCGGCTTTGACGTGGACCGGCGCCGGGTCCTGCTGGACGAACCCATCAAGGCCGTGGGCACCTTTCCCGTCAGGGTGCACCTGCACCCCGGCATTGATGCCACCGTCCAGGTCCGCGTGATCCCGGAGTAG
- the dnaB gene encoding replicative DNA helicase, with translation MASIEKLPPQSVEAEQSVLGAMLLEKEAIVKAAEVLRPEDFYREAHRTVYGAILSLYERGEAVDLVTLCEELRRQGSLDDVGGTSYVTTLANLVPTTANVEYYARIVEEKSVLRQLIRVCTEVVTHCYEGQQDLGHLLDDAERRITELSLRRSSQGFIRLKDVLMSTLDRLMQMVETGQGTGIPSGYSDIDRFTAGLQPSDLLIIAARPSVGKTTFALNVARQVAVRNKLPVAIFSLEMSREQVAMRLLSAEAGVEQQKVRRGELEEQEWQALSRGLARLGQAPVFIDDTSSISILELRTKTRRLCTEVGAGMVIVDYLQLLRTSGRIENRQQEISEISRSLKALARELRIPVVALSQLSRAVEQRQDRRPVLSDLRESGALEQDADVVMFLYTNAEMERENQIEVIIAKQRHGPTGSVRMYFDRSTGLFMGLETRHVL, from the coding sequence ATGGCCAGCATCGAGAAGCTGCCTCCCCAGAGCGTGGAGGCGGAGCAGTCCGTCTTGGGCGCCATGCTGCTGGAAAAGGAGGCCATCGTGAAGGCCGCCGAAGTCCTGCGGCCCGAGGACTTTTACCGGGAAGCCCACCGCACGGTATATGGTGCCATCCTCTCGCTCTATGAGCGGGGGGAGGCGGTAGACCTGGTGACCCTGTGCGAGGAGCTGCGCCGCCAGGGTTCCCTGGACGACGTGGGCGGGACCTCCTACGTCACCACCCTGGCGAACCTGGTACCGACCACGGCCAATGTGGAATACTACGCCCGCATAGTTGAGGAGAAGTCGGTGCTGCGGCAGCTGATTCGCGTTTGCACCGAGGTGGTGACGCACTGCTACGAAGGGCAGCAGGATCTGGGGCACCTCCTTGACGACGCGGAACGCCGCATCACCGAGCTTTCCCTCCGCCGCAGCTCCCAGGGGTTCATCAGACTTAAGGACGTCCTCATGTCCACCCTGGACCGGCTCATGCAAATGGTGGAGACCGGGCAGGGGACGGGCATCCCCTCCGGGTACTCCGACATCGACCGCTTCACGGCGGGGCTCCAGCCCTCCGACCTCCTCATCATCGCCGCCCGGCCGTCGGTGGGCAAGACGACCTTCGCTCTCAATGTGGCCCGCCAGGTGGCCGTCCGCAACAAGCTCCCAGTTGCCATCTTCAGCCTGGAAATGTCCCGGGAACAGGTGGCCATGAGGCTCCTTTCCGCCGAGGCCGGTGTGGAACAGCAGAAGGTCAGGCGGGGAGAGCTGGAGGAGCAGGAGTGGCAGGCTCTCTCCCGGGGTCTGGCCCGCCTGGGGCAGGCGCCCGTCTTTATTGACGACACCTCCTCCATTTCCATCCTGGAACTTCGCACCAAAACGCGCCGTCTCTGCACCGAGGTGGGCGCGGGGATGGTGATCGTGGACTACCTGCAGCTTCTGCGCACTTCAGGGAGGATCGAAAACCGGCAGCAGGAGATCTCGGAGATCTCCCGCAGCCTGAAGGCCCTGGCCCGCGAGCTGCGCATCCCCGTGGTGGCGCTGTCGCAGCTGAGCAGGGCGGTGGAGCAGCGCCAGGATCGGCGACCGGTACTTTCCGACCTGCGGGAATCGGGGGCCCTGGAACAGGACGCCGACGTGGTGATGTTCCTTTACACCAACGCCGAGATGGAGAGGGAGAACCAGATCGAGGTGATCATCGCCAAGCAGCGGCACGGCCCCACCGGTTCTGTCCGGATGTACTTCGATCGCAGTACCGGGCTGTTCATGGGGCTGGAAACCAGGCACGTCCTGTAG